The Balneola vulgaris DSM 17893 DNA window GGTCCTGTACAGTTAACGGTATACAATGTGATGGGGCAAAAAGTAGCCCAGCTCATTAATGAGACGAAAACAGCCGGCAGCTACCAAGTAACATGGAATGCAGCCGATCAAGCCAGTGGTATCTACTANTACCGTTTGAAAGCGGGTAGCCAAGTAATCACTCGTCAAATGACGCTCATCAAGTAATTATA harbors:
- a CDS encoding T9SS type A sorting domain-containing protein yields the protein GPVQLTVYNVMGQKVAQLINETKTAGSYQVTWNAADQASGIYXYRLKAGSQVITRQMTLIK